In Drosophila simulans strain w501 chromosome 3R, Prin_Dsim_3.1, whole genome shotgun sequence, a single window of DNA contains:
- the LOC6727654 gene encoding trithorax group protein osa isoform X2 — MNEKIKSPQTQQQQQGGAPAPAATPPSAGAAPGGATPPTSGPPTPNNNSNNGSDPSIQQQQQNVAPHPYGAPPPPGSGPGGPPGPDPAAVMHYHHLHQQQQQHPPPPHMQQQQHHGGPAPPPPGGAPEHAPGVKEEYAHLPPPHPHPAYGRYHADPNMDPYRYGQPLPGGKPPQQQQPHPQQQPPQQPGPGGSPNRPPQQRYIPGQPPQGPTPTLNSLLQSSNPPPPPQHRYANTYDPQQAAASAAAAAAAQQQQAGGPPPPGHGPPPPQHQPSPYGGQQGGWAPPPRPYSPQLGPSQQYRTPPPTNTSRGQSPYPPAHGQNSGSYPSSPQQQQQQQQQQQQQQAGQQPGGPVPGGPPPGAGQQPPQQNTPPTSQYSPYPQRYPTPPGLPAGGSNHRTAYSTHQYPEPNRPWPGGSSPSPGSGHPLPPASPHHVPPLQQQPPPPPHVSAGGPPPSSSPGHAPSPSPQPSQASPSPHQELIGQNSNDSSSGGAHSGMGSGPPGTPNPQQVMRPTPSPTGSSGSRSMSPAVAQNHPISRPASNQSSSGGPMQQPPVGAGGPPPMPPHPGMPGGPPQQQQSQQQQASNSASSASNSPQQTPPPAPPPNQVMNNMATPPPPPQGAAGGGYPMPPHMHGGYKMGGPGQSPGAQGYPPQQPQQYPPGNYPPRPQYPPGAYATGPPPPPTSQAGAGGANSMPSGAQAGGYPGRGMPNHTGQYPPYQWVPPSPQQAVPGGAPGGAMVGNHVQGKGTPPPPVVGGPPPPQGSGSPRPLNYLKQHLQHKGGYGGSPTPPQGPQGYGNGPTGMHPGMPMGPPHHMGPPHGPTNMGPPTSTPPQSQMLQGGQPQGQGQGASGGPESGGPEHISQDNGISSSGPTGAAGMHAVTSVVTTGPDGTPMDEVSQQSTLSNASAASGEDPQCTTPKSRKNDPYSQSHLAPPSTSPHPVVMHPGGGPGEEYDMSSPPNWPRPAGSPVFNHVPVPQEPFRSTITTTKKSDSLCKLYEMDDNPDRRGWLDKLRAFMEERRTPITACPTISKQPLDLYRLYIYVKERGGFVEVCKVTKSKTWKDIAGLLGIGASSSAAYTLRKHYTKNLLTFECHFDRGDIDPLPIIQQVEAGSKKKTAKAASVPSPGGGHLDAGTTNSTGSSNSQDSFPAPPGSAPNAAIDGYPGYPGGSPYPGASGPQPDYAAAGQMQRPPSQNNPQTPHPGAAATVAAGDNISVSNPFEDPIAAGGGPGSGTGPGPGQGPGPGAASSGAGAVGAVGGGPQPHPPPPHSPHTAAQQAAGQHQQQHPQHQHPGLPGPPPPQQQQGQQGQQPPPSVGGGPPPAPQQHGPGQVPPSPQQHVRPAAGAPYPPGGSGYPTPVSRTPGSPYPSQPGAYGQYGSSDQYNATGPPGQPFGQGPGQYPPQNRNMYPPYGPEGEAPPTGANQYGPYGSRPYSQPPPGGPQPPAQTVAGGPPAGGAPGAPPSSAYPTGRPSQQDYYQPPPDQSPQPRRHPDFIKDSQPYPGYNARPQIYGAWQSGTQQYRPQYPSSPAPQNWGGAPPRGAAPPPGAPHGPPIQQPAGVAQWDQHRYPPQQGPPPPPQQQQQPQQQQQQPPYQQVAGPPGQQPPQAPPQWAQMNPGQTAQSGIAPPGSPLRPPSGPGQQNRMPGMPAQQQQSQQQGGVPQPPPQQASHGGVPSPGLPQVGPGGMVKPPYAMPPPPSQGVGQQVGQGPPGGMMSQKPPPMPGQAMQQQPLQQQPPPHQHPHPHQHPQHQHPHQMPPNQTAPGGYGPPGMPGGGAQLVKKELIFPHDSVESTTPVLYRRKRLTKADVCPVDPWRIFMAMRSGLLTECTWALDVLNVLLFDDSTVQFFGISNLPGLLTLLLEHFQKNLAEMFDERENEEQSALLAEDADDDADSGTVMCEKLRTSGRQPRCVRSISSYNRRRHYENMDRSGKNGAGNGSDSEDADEGIDLGQVRVQPNPEERSLLLSFTPNYTMVTRKGVPVRIQPAENDIFVDERQKAWDIDTNRLYEQLEPVGSDAWTYGFTEPDPLDGIIDVFKSEIVNIPFARYIRSDKKGKKRTELASSSRKSEIKSEENSTEEQTFNKKRRLVSGGSSSSGVHAEGKKSKLTSEEFAQPNAEVKKEPGTADSDCRPVDMDIEAPQQRLTNGVAPSSSTPAIFDPRTTAKDEARVLQRRRDSSFEDECYTRDEASLHLVSESQDSLARRCIALSNIFRNLTFVPGNETVLAKSTRFLAVLGRLLLLNHEHLRRTPKTRNYDREEDTDFSDSCSSLQGEREWWWDYLITIRENMLVAMANIAGHLELSRYDELIARPLIDGLLHWAVCPSAHGQDPFPSCGPNSVLSPQRLALEALCKLCVTDANVDLVIATPPFSRLEKLCAVLTRHLCRNEDQVLREFSVNLLHYLAAADSAMARTVALQSPCISYLVAFIEQAEQTALGVANQHGINYLRENPDSMGTSLDMLRRAAGTLLHLAKHPDNRSLFMQQEQRLLGLVMSHILDQQVALIISRVLYQVSRGTGPIHSVEFRLLQQRQQQQLRPGPAEKQAASAGGSATVKAETASTETSSTEAKPAPAATTAVVNDENSNSSQQLPPAATFNDVSNSSTNSNSCGTASSNQTNNSTTNSSHSSSAISSQSAITVAAPSAAATGAPSATAAAIASDQQQVSKAAAAAAAAAALSNASAAAAAAAAAAAASVGPPTSSSVSAGAAVAQPAAPPPTNAGTTTAVA; from the exons ATGAATGAGAAAATAAAGTCGCCGcaaacacagcagcagcagcaaggtGGCGCTCCCGCCcctgctgccacgcccccatcgGCTGGAGCGGCACCTGGTGGCGCTACACCGCCAACCTCGGGCCCGCCCACGcccaacaataacagcaacaacggcagcgatcccagcatccagcagcaacaacaaaatgttgccCCACATCCATACGGCGCACCACCGCCCCCAGGATCTGGTCCTGGAGGACCACCAGGACCGGACCCAGCTGCAGTCATGCACTATCATCAtctgcaccagcagcaacagcagcatccgcCACCACCCCatatgcagcaacagcagcaccacgGCGGacctgcaccaccaccgcccGGAGGAGCACCTGAGCATGCGCCCGGTGTCAAGGAGGAGTACGCTCACTTGCCGCcgcctcatccacatccagcgTACGGTCGCTACCACGCCGATCCCAACATGGATCCCTATCGCTATGGCCAGCCGCTGCCAGGTGGAAAGCctccacagcaacaacagccacatcCTCAACAGCAACCCCCGCAGCAACCGGGGCCCGGTGGCTCACCCAATCGTCCGCCGCAGCAGCGCTACATACCCGGGCAGCCGCCGCAGGGACCCACGCCAACGTTAAACTCTCTGCTCCAGTCCTCGAAtccgccgcctccgccgcaGCATCGCTACGCCAACACCTACGATCCCCAGCAGGCGGCCGCTTCGGCGGCAGCGGCTGCGGCGgctcagcaacagcaggccgGTGGACCCCCTCCACCAGGACACGGACCGCCGCCACCGCAGCACCAGCCATCGCCGTATGGAGGGCAACAGGGCGGTTGGGCACCGCCACCAAGGCCCTACAGTCCGCAACTGGGACCGTCGCAGCAGTACAGGACACCACCACCG ACAAACACTTCCAGGGGTCAGTCACCCTATCCGCCAGCTCACGGTCAAAATTCAGGTTCCTATCCTAGttcgccgcagcagcaacagcaacaacagcagcagcagcagcaacagcaggcgggTCAGCAGCCCGGCGGTCCTGTGCCGGGCGGACCACCTCCGGGTGCCGgacagcagccgccgcagcagaACACACCGCCAACATCTCAATATTCGCCGTACCCGCAACGCTATCCAACACCGCCGGGTCTGCCGGCGGGCGGATCCAACCATCGAACTGCCTACTCGACGCACCAG TATCCCGAACCGAATCGACCTTGGCCAGGTGGGTCGTCGCCCAGTCCCGGTTCCGGACATCCCTTGCCGCCCGCCTCACCGCACCACGTGccgccactgcagcagcagccgccaccaccgccacacGTCAGCGCCGGCGGACCTCCTCCCAGCAGCAGTCCGGGCCATGCGCCCAGTCCATCGCCACAACCATCGCAGGCGTCGCCCTCGCCGCACCAG GAGCTAATTGGACAGAACAGCAACGACAGCTCCAGCGGCGGGGCGCACAGTGGCATGGGCTCCGGTCCGCCAGGCACACCCAATCCCCAACAGGTGATGCGACCCACACCCTCGCCCACAGGCTCCTCCGGTTCGCGTTCCATGTCCCCGGCAGTCG CTCAAAACCATCCAATCTCGCGTCCGGCGAGCAACCAATCAAGCAGCGGTGGGCCCATGCAACAGCCGCCGGTTGGGGCAGGAGGTCCACCGCCGATGCCACCGCATCCGGGAATGCCAGGAGGTCCgccccaacagcagcaatctcagcagcaacaagcatCGAATTCGGCCTCGTCGGCGAGCAATTCGCCGCAGCAGACGCCACCGCCGGCTCCGCCGCCCAACCAGGTTATGAACAacatggccacgcccccaccaccaccgcaaGGGGCAGCTGGAGGTGGTTACCCGATGCCACCGCACATGCACGGCGGCTACAAGATGGGCGGACCGGGCCAGAGTCCCGGTGCTCAGGGATATCCAccgcagcagccacagcaatATCCACCAG GGAACTATCCGCCACGCCCGCAGTATCCGCCTGGCGCCTACGCCACCGGTCCACCTCCGCCACCCACAAGTCAAGCAGGAGCTGGTGGTGCCAACAGCATGCCCTCTGGTGCTCAAGCTGGTGGCTACCCGGGCCGAGGTATGCCCAACCACACTGGCCAATATCCACCGTACCAGTGGGTACCGCCATCGCCGCAACAGGCTGTGCCCGGAGGAGCTCCCGGTGGTGCGATGGTAGGCAATCACGTGCAAGGCAAGGGCACACCACCACCTCCAGTTGTGGGcgggccaccaccaccgcagGGCAGTGGATCACCGCGTCCACTTAACTATCTGAAGCAGCATTTACAGCACAAGGGCGGCTATGGTGGAAGTCCGACACCGCCGCAGGGGCCACAGGGGTACGGCAACGGGCCGACCGGAATGCATCCTGGCATGCCAATGGGGCCACCCCACCACATGGGACCCCCGCACGGACCCACCAACATGGGTCCACCCACTAGCACGCCGCCGCAATCCCAAATGCTCCAAGGCGGCCAGCCCCAGGGTCAGGGACAGGGTGCCAGTGGCGGACCGGAAAGCGGTGGACCGGAGCATATATCACAGGACAACGGGATAAGCTCCTCGGGACCTACGGGTGCTGCGGGAATGCATGCGGTCACATCGGTGGTCACCACTGGGCCAGATGGAACGCCCATGGATGAAGTCAGTCAGCAGAGCACGCTTTCGAATGCATCAGCAG CATCCGGCGAAGATCCACAATGCACCACACCAAAGTCGCGAAAGAATGATCCCTATAGCCAAAGTCACTTAGCCCCGCCGAGCACGTCGCCCCACCCAGTTGTGATGCATCCAGGTGGTGGCCCCGGTGAAGAATACGATATGAGTTCGCCACCCAACTGGCCACGTCCGGCTGGTAGCCCT GTGTTCAACCACGTTCCGGTGCCGCAAGAGCCGTTCCGCAGCACTATCACCACGACCAAGAAGTCGGACTCGTTGTGCAAACTGTACGAAATGGACGACAACCCGGACCGGCGAGGCTGGCTGGACAAGCTGCGGGCTTTCATGGAAGAGCGGCGCACTCCGATCACAGCCTGCCCCACCATCTCAAAACAGCCACTCGATTTATATAggttatatatttatgtaaaagAACGTGGCGGATTCGTCGAGGTATGCAAG GTGACCAAGAGCAAGACCTGGAAGGATATTGCCGGACTCCTGGGCATCGGGGCGAGTAGCAGTGCGGCATACACACTGCGAAAGCACTACACCAAGAACCTATTGACCTTCGAGTGCCACTTCGATCGCGGTGACATCGATCCTCTGCCGATCATTCAGCAGGTGGAGGCGGGCAGCAAGAAGAAGACGGCCAAGGCTGCTTCGGTTCCTTCGCCA GGTGGTGGACATTTGGATGCTGGAACTACGAACTCCACAGGCTCGTCGAACTCACAGGACTCGTTCCCGGCTCCGCCAGGTTCCGCACCAAACGCCGCGATCGATGGCTATCCCGGCTACCCGGGCGGCAGTCCGTATCCGGGAGCAAGTGGACCGCAGCCGGATTATGCGGCAGCGGGTCAGATGCAGCGTCCGCCCTCCCAAAACAACCCGCAGACTCCTCACCCCG GCGCCGCCGCCACTGTTGCCGCCGGCGATAATATAAGCGTAAGCAATCCCTTCGAGGATCCCATTGCTGCCGGTGGCGGCCCGGGTTCGGGAACCGGTCCTGGCCCAGGTCAAGGCCCAGGTCCAGGTGCTGCATCCAGTGGTGCTGGAGCTGTTGGTGCTGTAGGCGGTGGCCCACAACCACATCCACCGCCCCCACACTCACCGCACACAGCAGCCCAACAGGCGGCCGgccaacaccaacagcagcatccgcagcacCAGCATCCTGGCCTGCCGGGGCCACcaccgccgcagcagcaacaggggcagcaggggcagcagccaccaccatcagtgggcggtgggccaccaccagcaccacagCAACATGGGCCTGGTCAGGTGCCGCCGTCGCCTCAGCAGCATGTGCGCCCAGCCGCCGGAGCACCTTATCCGCCGGGTGGCTCCGGCTACCCAACGCCTGTGTCTAGAACGCCAG GCTCACCCTACCCATCACAGCCTGGAGCTTACGGGCAGTACGGCTCGAGCGATCAGTACAACGCCACTGGGCCACCCGGCCAGCCATTCGGACAGGGTCCAGGACAATATCCGCCGCAGAACCGAAACATGTACCCTCCCTACGGGCCGGAGGGGGAAGC TCCTCCAACTGGTGCCAATCAGTACGGCCCCTACGGCAGCCGACCCTACAGCCAGCCTCCACCGGGAGGTCCTCAGCCGCCAGCGCAGACGGTTGCGGGTGGACCGCCGGCCGGCGGAGCTCCAGGAGCACCACCCAGCAGCGCCTATCCCACGGGCAGGCCCTCCCAGCAGGACTACTATCAACCACCACCAGATCAA agtCCACAACCGCGAAGGCATCCCGATTTTATCAAAGACTCACAGCCCTATCCAGGCTACAATGCTAGGCCTCAAATTTATG gTGCTTGGCAAAGCGGTACCCAGCAGTACCGGCCACAATACCCATCATCGCCTGCTCCGCAAAACTGGGGAGGTGCTCCGCCACGCGGTGCTGCACCTCCGCCAGGCGCACCACATGGACCGCCCATCCAGCAGCCGGCAGGAGTGGCTCAATGGGATCAGCACCGCTATCCGCCTCAACAAGgtcctccgccgccacctcagcagcaacagcagcctcaacagcaacagcagcaaccgccGTATCAGCAGGTGGCTGGACCTCCTGGGCAGCAGCCGCCTCAGGCGCCGCCACAGTGGGCACAGATGAACCCCGGGCAAACTGCGCAATCAGGAATAGCACCTCCGGGCTCACCACTGCGCCCGCCCTCGGGGCCAGGCCAGCAGAATAGGATGCCCGGCATGCcggcacagcagcaacagtcgcAACAACAAGGTGGAGTTCCGCAGCCACCGCCGCAACAGGCATCCCACGGCGGCGTTCCATCGCCAGGATTGCCACAAGTGGGACCCGGTGGAATGGTTAAGCCACCTTACGCTATGCCACCGCCACCATCACAGGGTGTGGGTCAACAAGTGGGCCAGGGGCCACCCGGCGGCATGATGTCGCAAAAGCCACCGCCGATGCCGGGACAGGCAATGCAGCAACAGcctttgcagcagcagcctccCCCGCACCAACACCCACATCCCCATCAGCATCCGCAGCACCAGCATCCGCACCAAATGCCGCCAAACCAGACTGCCCCCGGTGGATATGGTCCTCCAGGAATGCCCGGAGGTGGAGCGCAGCTGGTAAAGAAGGAGCTGATCTTTCCACATGACAGCGTGGAATCCACCACGCCTGTACTTTACCGAAGAAAGCGGCTCACGAAGGCGGACGTGTGCCCGGTGGATCCATGGCGTATATTCATGGCCATGCGATCTGGTCTGCTGACCGAGTGCACGTGGGCACTAGATGTGCTTAATGTGCTATTATTCGATGACTCAACAGTCCAGTTCTTTGGCATTTCAAACCTGCCCGGCCTGTTGACTCTGCTGCTTGAACACTTTCAGAAGAATCTCGCCGAGATGTTCGACGAACGGGAAAACGAGGAGCAGTCCGCTCTGCTGGCGGAAGATGCGGATGACGACGCGGACAGCGGCACAGTGATGTGCGAAAAGCTGCGGACCAGCGGACGGCAACCTCGATGTGTgcgcagcatcagcagctaCAACCGCAGGCGGCATTATGAGAATATGGATCGCAGTGGCAAGAATGGAGCCGGCAATGGCAGCGACTCAGAAGACGCCGACGAGGGAATTGATTTGGGTCAAGTGCGAGTACAGCCTAATCCTGAGGAGCGCTCACTGCTGCTCTCCTTTACGCCCAACTACACGATGGTCACGCGAAAGGGTGTGCCAGTGCGCATACAGCCCGCCGAGAACGACATATTTGTGGACGAGCGCCAGAAGGCGTGGGACATAGACACCAACCGCCTGTATGAGCAGCTAGAACCCGTAGGCAGCGATGCCTGGACGTACGGGTTCACAGAGCCAGATCCCTTAGACGGCATTATTGACGTCTTCAAGTCGGAGATAGTTAACATTCCATTTGCACGCTACATCCGCTCTGACAAGAAGGGAAAAAAGCGAACGGAGTTGGCTTCCTCATCCAGGAAGTCAGAAATAAAGTCGGAGGAGAATAGTACCGAGGAACAGACGTTTAACAAGAAACGGCGATTGGTAAgcggaggcagcagcagcagcggagtCCACGCCGAAGGCAAGAAGTCCAAGCTGACGAGTGAGGAATTCGCCCAACCAAACGCCGAAGTCAAAAAGGAGCCAGGTACGGCGGACAGCGATTGTCGCCCCGTTGATATGGATATCGAAGCACCGCAGCAACGTCTGACCAATGGTGTGGCACCCAGCTCCTCGACTCCCGCCATTTTTGATCCCCGGACGACTGCCAAAGATGAAGCGCGGGTGCTTCAGCGAAGGCGTGACTCCAGCTTTGAGGATGAGTGCTACACACGAGATGAGGCGTCGCTGCACCTGGTCAGCGAGAGCCAAGACTCGTTAGCGCGGCGCTGCATCGCTCTCTCCAACATCTTCCGCAACCTGACATTTGTGCCCGGCAACGAGACGGTGCTGGCCAAGTCTACCAGATTTCTGGCGGTTCTTGGTCGACTGCTGCTCCTGAACCACGAGCACTTGCGGCGCACACCGAAGACGCGTAACTACGATCGCGAGGAGGATACGGACTTCAGTGACTCGTGCAGTTCGCTGCAGGGTGAACGTGAATGGTGGTGGGACTATCTGATTACCATTCGGGAGAATATGCTGGTTGCCATGGCCAACATTGCTGGACACTTGGAGCTGTCGCGCTACGATGAGCTGATTGCCCGCCCCTTGATCGACGGCCTGCTGCACTGGGCCGTATGCCCGAGTGCTCATGGACAGGATCCGTTCCCGTCATGCGGACCCAACAGTGTTCTCTCGCCACAACGACTGGCACTCGAGGCTCTTTGCAAGCTGTGCGTGACGGACGCCAATGTTGACCTCGTCATTGCCACTCCACCATTCTCGCGACTGGAAAAGCTGTGCGCCGTGCTTACCCGACATCTGTGCCGCAACGAGGATCAGGTGCTGCGAGAGTTCTCTGTGAACCTGCTGCACTACCTTGCCGCTGCTGACAGCGCCATGGCTCGGACCGTGGCGCTTCAGTCTCCGTGCATCTCATACCTGGTGGCCTTCATCGAGCAGGCCGAACAGACGGCGCTAGGCGTGGCGAACCAGCACGGAATCAACTACCTGCGCGAGAATCCCGACTCGATGGGTACCAGCCTGGACATGCTGCGGAGAGCTGCCGGCACCCTGCTCCATCTGGCCAAGCATCCGGACAACCGGTCGCTGTTCATGCAACAAGAACAGCGGCTGCTTGGTCTGGTCATGTCGCACATCCTGGACCAACAGGTGGCTCTGATTATTTCGCGTGTTCTTTACCAAGTGTCGCGAGGAACCGGCCCTATTCACTCCGTGGAGTTCCgtctgctgcagcagcggcaacaacaacagctgcgaCCTGGTCCTGCTGAGAAGCAAGCAGCCAGTGCAGGAGGAAGTGCGACAGTAAAAGCGGAGACTGCATCGACGGAAACGAGTTCCACTGAAGCGAAGCCCGCACCAGCAGCCACTACGGCAGTGGTCAACGATGAGAACAGCAACAGTAGCCAGCAGTTGCCGCCGGCAGCGACGTTCAACGACgtgagcaacagcagcaccaacagcaacagctgcggTACGGCCAGCAGCAACCAGACGAATaacagcaccaccaacagcagccacaGTAGCAGTGCAATCAGCAGCCAATCGGCTATCACGGTAGCCGCTCCatcagcagccgcaacaggaGCACCatcagcgacagcagcagcgattGCCAGCGATCAGCAGCAGGTGAGCAAGgcggctgcagctgcggcCGCTGCTGCGGCTTTGAGCAATGCCAGTGCAgcggccgcagcagctgcggcggcggcagctgcttcCGTTGGTCCGCCCACATCGTCGAGCGTGTCCGCCGGAGCAGCGGTCGCTCAACCAGCGGCACCTCCACCAACCAATGCAGGAACAACGACAGCCGTTGCGTAG